CAACCCGAACCCCCACGGACCCTACGTCAGCGCCCTCATACCCAATGCCGTCGTGGCCAACTGCGCCGACCAAACGGTCTACCTGTCCATCGGCGAACAAATGGACCTCACCGTCGACCCCGCGGGCGGCGTAACGGTCACCAATGACAACATCTACGGCTTCGGAAAACAAACCTACAAACTGATCAGCGGCAGCTCCACCTGGGACCCGGTCAAACATGCATTTACGCTGAGCTACGGCTTCATAGACCCTTATTCCGGCGATACCTCCGTCGTCCAGGAAACGATGACGCGGTTAAGATAGTTTTCTCATGTTTCCTTTCCTTTTCTACTTCAAAAAAGCCCTACGGTATGGCCACAGGGCATCCTGCTGTCTCAGCAAAGGGGTATGTCCATTTAACTCTTTTGCGTAGGTCTTCAACGCGCATTGCATGCCTGGATCCTACGCAAAAGAGTTAAATGGACATACCCCTTTGCGGGTCCCGCGGACCGGTTGCGATGCAGGGCGGGGAAAGGGTACCGGATTTGGGGTTTTACGGGTGTAGGGGTTTTGCGCGTATATTTGTGTGCTAAAGCATTTTCATCGTATGGCACAACAGGAGCAAGCACAGAATCAGCAGCTTAATATCGAAATATCCGAAGAGGTGGCCGAGGGGACGTATGCGAACCTGGCGATCATCACGCATTCTCATACGGAGTTTGTGGTGGATTTTGTCAATGTTATGCCGGGTACGCCAAAAAGCAAGGTGAAGTCCAGGATCATCCTGACCCCTCATCATGCAAAGCGGCTGATGAACGCGCTGGCGGACAACATCAACCGGTATGAGTCGACGCACGGCCAGATCCAGGACCTCGATACCATAGAATTGCCTTTCAACTTTGGCGGCCCCACGGCCCAGGCTTGATCATGATGGCTGTTTTTTCCTACGAATCATTGCACCAACTGGCCCTGGAGGTTTTTGTCTCCATCGGCTGCCCGGAAGAACAGGCCCTGACAGCGGCGGACGCGTTGTTGTCAGCGGACCTGAGGGGCGTGGATTCCCATGGCGTGGCGCGTTTGAGCGGCTACGTCCGTCTTTGGGAAAACGGGCGGGTCAATCCCCGTCCGCAGATACGCATCGTCCACGAAACACCCTCCACCGCGGTGGTGGACGGGGATAGCGGTCTTGGCCTGGTGGTCGCGCCCTTTGCCATGGGCGTTGCCATCCAAAAGGCGGCTACCGCGGGAACGGGCTGGGTCAGCACCTGCAACAGCAATCATTATGGTATCGCAGGGTATCACGCCATGCGGGCGCTGGCGCACGATATGATCGGTTTGTCCATGACCAATGCAAGCCCTTTGGTGGCACCTACCTTTTCCATAGAACGCCTCCTGGGGACCAACCCGATTGCCGTTGCCATACCGGCCGGTGCTGAGCCGCCT
This sequence is a window from Dinghuibacter silviterrae. Protein-coding genes within it:
- a CDS encoding DUF3467 domain-containing protein, which produces MAQQEQAQNQQLNIEISEEVAEGTYANLAIITHSHTEFVVDFVNVMPGTPKSKVKSRIILTPHHAKRLMNALADNINRYESTHGQIQDLDTIELPFNFGGPTAQA